DNA from Tripterygium wilfordii isolate XIE 37 chromosome 15, ASM1340144v1, whole genome shotgun sequence:
CTTTCTGGACAGGATAAAGAAAGCATATGATAGGAATCCTGAACTTGCAAATCTCCTTGTTGATCCTGAGTTTGCAAAGGAAATCATTGAGCGACAGTCTGCATGGCGAAAAGTGGTATGTCTTGCTATTAACTCAGGAATCAGCACCCCGGGTATGTCTGCTAGTCTTGCTTATTTTGACTCTTACCGGAGGGAAAGACTGCCAGCTAATCTGGTCCAAGCTCAACGTGATTATTTCGGTGCTCATACATATGAGAGGATTGACATGGAAGGATCTTTCCATACTGAATGGTTCAAGATTGCCAAACAGCTTAAGGATTAAGCCTTTGGTATTTCTCTTACCAGAACTCTCAATATGGATGATAACTTTATGCTTTGGATTCTATGCTGGTAGAGTTTGCTCCATCACCATTTGAAGAATTATCCAAATTGGACTCAAAATTCATATTAGTAATAATGCATTGTTGTTGtacttttgttttttataaTTGTTCTTGGCAGATCTGCCCTCCTTTCATGTTTAGATTTGAACTTCTTTTGAGTTTCTCCCCTTACAAGAAATTTGTTTATCACTCTTGGTGATGGTGCTGTTAAGACTTAATCCCTGAGACAAGAAATTGCTCATGAGAAGATTGGTATTTTGATTTTAAGCATTGGATACTACTCTTAGTTTCCTTACGTTCATTGACCCACTTATTTCCCCATCTCAATAATCTTATTTGTAGATTGCATAAAATTCTTATTTGTATAGTGCTGCTGCTTATGCATCTTTGCACATAACACATgtttaattttctgtttttgactCACGTGCCGACTGATATCAATATCTCATGCTGATTAGCTTATAACGTGTCTTGCATTTTGACAACTGAGGAAAACGTTTGTGGGATCTTCATGTTCTGTAGAATAAGTTTATGGTAAGCACCAGATACTTTTGAAAAATGCTTCCCACATCATTATATAATACTGGGATCCTAATTTGATGCATAACACATCTGAATTGCAGACCATAAGCTTTTACAGTGCATGCTATCGACTGCAATGAGAGCTTATTTTTCTAAGATGAGTACAAGGGAGAAAGTACATAAGCTCTTCCACAGACATTTTGCTTTCTGTTGTTGTCTGTCTGTCACATTGCATTCTaataattgtttggtgtttgATGCATCCTTACTGTTAATATTATCATCAGCATTGTATTTACTACATGGATGCTGTTTAGAATGTGCTAAACATTCTTGGCAAATATACAGCCCATAATCTCTATTTGCTTAGCTGTTGCATTTGCATTCCTTCGTCAGTGGGTTGGACATTTTCAGTAGATAATGTTCTCTCTCACATCTTCTTTGTTGCCCTCTAGTTGGCTTTTGTCTTTCTAGGTtgggtttttcttctttccaGCACAACATTCTCTGCTAATAGTCTGCACACATGTGTGCACAACAGATACACACACAAATTCTCACATTGCATCGATAGTAGGAAGATTTGCTGGaataccttttttttcccctgagaCTTTTGTCTCATCCCATTAAGTCTGACCTAAAATGGAGGAACTTTTTCTTGCTCCGAAAAATTTCTTTCCAGCACCCATTATCAGTTTATAGTTCTTTGATGGATGGTTGGGGGGTTGTTCATAGCTCGGCTTGCCCCAATGAACTTACTTTACCCAACCCAGATTCTCACTCCTGCTAGCATTTTCTGCTATATCATGCTTGTATAGCTGCTGTATTGAGACTGTTATTTGAGTTATAGATGGCTGGGATTGAGTTATTGCAATGGATACCTTAGTTGCCAGGAACTCAGGAAGAATAGCaagaaataaactaataatttgaAGAGGCAGAAATCATTCTCAGAATGAAGATATAGGAGTTTTTTTCAGTGTTCTTTTCACGTATATTGTGAACATTTCCTTGACAGTATGTCCAAAATAACATGTAACATCCTGAAGTCTACTTGTGAGAATTTTGATTCCAATTTCTTGTGAGAAGACAAAATGAATTGCAATATGCTTTTTCATCATGGAGGAGGATGTCTTAAGAAAGATAATATATGTTTGCACATGGAGAAATTTACAGACCTTTCATGGTTCAAACCATACTACTTCCAGTATTTCTTAAAAGCTCGAAATCTTCCTTCACTTTTGCTGTTATTTTCATCATTCCCGTTCTCTTTTCTGTGTGATTTCTTGGTGGAAGAACCCTTACTGGTATTAGCAGACTTATCATGCTTAGGACCTGCCTTTCCATAGTTATCTCTGTAATTCTTTAACTTTTGTTGATGACTTGGGCCAGAGGAAGCATCAGAAGCCATGGAGTCATCACTTTCTTCGTCACGGTGATCAGCATTCTTGTCACCTTCTTCCATATGTTTGTTACTGTTGTCATCACCACTGcactcttcatcatcttcttccatGGGAGAGGCAATGTACATTGTCCACCCAGATTCACTGCTGCTACATCCTTCTTTGCTTGAAGTGTGCTTCGACGAGTCCATAACTGGCAGCGACTAAAAAATGGTGAAAAGCTGAAAGCAATATAGAGGAGAGGGAGAATAGGGAATGTGTCACTGATTGAGGCCTGCTGGACACCCCCTATTTATAGAATGATTAGTTGAACCTACAAAAGTCGGTTCAACTAACTTAAAAGTATTCAATAAAGAATAGAAGAAAGTATAATCTAATGGACCTGAAATAGATAATCAACAATAATGTCGATTTCATGTCACTGTCATCCTAGATGGAGAATCAGCTCTTACTGTAGATTGCAGATGAGCCCATTCCACAGACATGAGAGCATCTCTTTCAAGCTCAGTCTGCTGTCTCAGAAACTGAATGCATGAGGGTCTGAGACCCATGTCCTTGAGCATGTTAGTATATAGATTTTCCACTGAATTCGGTTTCTTTCATGGCTTTAGTTTACTTCTCTCTCTTGTGATGAGTTTCCATGAGCTTCTTTTGGACGGGAATCCAACTGGGTTTGTGGTTGCTGTAGATTAGAATAGTTGAAATGAATCATTTGTAATATCTGTTTGCTTTTGTTTCTGTTCCCTCTTTTTGTCTGCTAAGAAAGCTGGCTACTGTCTTCTTGTCAAAGGAATCACAAAATAACATGATTGTTGTCATTTTAAAAGGGAAACAACACTTGTCTTCCATTGATTCCACTTGAGCAAAAATGGAAATTGAGAGTATGCAATATTTTGATTGCTAGATCGGTTATCTGACCCTTAGATAGTTAGATGTGAGAACAATATCTGGCCATCTCTAAACTCGGCCCACTAACCTAGCTTGTTTCACGCTGGCGACAGGTAAAACTGAGCCGAAACCCGTGCAGAGAGAAAGAGACCGAAACCCACATAGGAGAGAACTCCACAAAGACTCCCACGAGCCTTTGGCCCTCAAGAAGGAGATGTTGAAGTTTTGAAAATGTTCCTTTTTCATCGTTGTGTATGCATCAAACTAACTGTCATTCCATCTTTGTTGTCTACAATACAAAGTTGGGGAGATGTTGGTGCTCATCTGGTGTTGATATGATGTATTAGAAACTTAAAAGAGTTATGAAGCATCacagaaacaacaaaataaagatGTAGAGAAGAATCAAAGATCATTGTTGAATGTGGGATGTGTAGGTTCAGCAAGATATGTAGGGTTGTCATCCCCAGCCATGATTACTACAATTTTAGGCTCCTCACCCTCCATTAGTTCTCTTCCTTGGGTCTGGCTCTGGCTCTGGTCTTGGTCTCGCCGTCTCGGATTGGAGCAAAGCAGAGTTACCATAACTGTAGCTATTAGCCCCAACATGAAAGCCAGACTGACGAAGAAGTAAGGCATAGGAGAGCCCCAGCTATGCAATCTTGACTCACCACCACCAGTACTATTACTGCTGCTTGTGTTGTTCTCAgccctcattttcttttcttttgtttttggcaGTTAAGGTTTTAAATCAAGCTATATGTGAGTATTATTTATAGCACCAGTTTAAAtttctgggaaaaaaaattgtttttcttgtttgaattACCAAAGTGACCCCTATGGGTTTTCTTTGTAATCTGCATCAGTTCTTGCTTGGGATGTACTGATACTTTGTGCATTTTCATGGTGTTCAATAACAAGTTTCTTGTTGGtttcattttatatatagaAAACCCAAAATAGCCTTTTTGTTGGAGGAAGCaaccaacaaaaaggaaaagagagaatcaGTAGTGTGGGGCCCATACGTGCGCAATTATTCATGGCCCACTAAAGCGTGTGGTTTTGGGGATAAGGATTCTTTTTGTCAAGTTTCCTTGAAAtttgagtaattttttttttttaaaatagtcaTATATTTGGTTGTATTAAGTTAATCAATAAATTATGTAATTGAGTCTCATAAGCATTCGTGCCACCATAAAGATGTAATATAGATAAGAGAaataaactaaaagaaaaaaattgaaaaacacaaatacaaaGATGATAATTGTCAGATATTTCTGAATGACACCTTGATGCAACAATTACCCCTTTTTGTTATCTCGAATGAAATTATCCGTAATTATTGAAACCTCATAACCTAAT
Protein-coding regions in this window:
- the LOC120016679 gene encoding protein SOB FIVE-LIKE 3-like; this encodes MDSSKHTSSKEGCSSSESGWTMYIASPMEEDDEECSGDDNSNKHMEEGDKNADHRDEESDDSMASDASSGPSHQQKLKNYRDNYGKAGPKHDKSANTSKGSSTKKSHRKENGNDENNSKSEGRFRAFKKYWK
- the LOC120016680 gene encoding protein GLUTAMINE DUMPER 5-like yields the protein MRAENNTSSSNSTGGGESRLHSWGSPMPYFFVSLAFMLGLIATVMVTLLCSNPRRRDQDQSQSQTQGRELMEGEEPKIVVIMAGDDNPTYLAEPTHPTFNNDL